The proteins below come from a single Arthrobacter crystallopoietes genomic window:
- a CDS encoding uracil-DNA glycosylase, with translation MATDAQEIQVFIEKLARLPVGASSCNFFDHSKPENAVRRRNLQLYLQDMLERRPKVLLVGEAPGYRGMRLTGVPFTNRDILQSRNGYFGLFGPDKGYVMPAEATSVAAEPTATVMWDVLAGLDFLPLLWSAYPLHSHQPGRPLSNRAPSAAEALAGRPFWQELAKLFAVESVVAVGNVGFRSVSASGLSVPKVRHPAHGGKVKFRDGLQELLAAGMDGGRADPAPRGREPLSRITYT, from the coding sequence TTGGCCACAGACGCACAGGAAATCCAGGTCTTCATCGAAAAGCTTGCCCGGTTGCCCGTCGGGGCGAGCAGCTGCAACTTCTTCGACCACTCCAAGCCGGAGAACGCCGTCCGCCGGCGCAACCTACAGCTGTACCTGCAGGACATGTTGGAACGCCGGCCCAAGGTCCTGCTGGTGGGGGAGGCCCCCGGCTACCGGGGCATGCGGTTGACCGGAGTTCCGTTCACCAACCGCGATATTCTGCAGAGCCGCAATGGCTACTTCGGGCTTTTCGGGCCGGACAAGGGCTATGTCATGCCCGCCGAGGCAACATCGGTTGCAGCAGAACCGACGGCAACGGTGATGTGGGACGTGCTCGCCGGCCTGGATTTCCTGCCGCTGCTCTGGAGCGCCTACCCGCTGCATTCGCACCAGCCCGGCCGGCCGTTGTCGAACCGCGCGCCGTCGGCCGCCGAAGCGTTGGCAGGGCGTCCGTTCTGGCAGGAGCTGGCGAAGCTGTTCGCGGTGGAGTCCGTGGTGGCGGTGGGAAACGTGGGCTTCCGCAGCGTCAGCGCCAGCGGCCTATCCGTTCCCAAAGTGCGCCATCCGGCCCACGGCGGCAAGGTAAAGTTCCGGGACGGACTGCAGGAACTTCTTGCCGCCGGGATGGATGGCGGACGGGCGGATCCAGCGCCTAGGGGTCGGGAGCCGCTTTCGCGGATCACGTATACATAA
- a CDS encoding ArsR/SmtB family transcription factor, with protein MAASDELSVVFAALADPTRRAILTRLRQGPTTVGELAEPFAMSRPAISQHLRVLQNAGLIERTTSAQWRTCSLRTEPLDDASAWIDHHRGLWNERFDLLDERLRDLKERSSNG; from the coding sequence GTGGCGGCATCGGACGAGCTGAGTGTTGTATTCGCGGCACTCGCAGACCCCACGAGGAGGGCCATTCTGACCCGTCTGCGGCAGGGGCCAACCACAGTGGGAGAGCTTGCCGAGCCCTTCGCCATGAGCCGGCCTGCGATCTCGCAGCATCTGCGTGTACTGCAGAACGCAGGACTCATCGAACGCACCACAAGCGCCCAGTGGCGCACCTGTTCCCTGCGCACCGAACCCCTCGACGACGCATCGGCCTGGATCGACCATCATCGCGGTCTCTGGAACGAGCGCTTCGATCTGCTCGACGAGCGGCTCCGCGACCTGAAGGAGAGGTCATCCAATGGTTGA
- a CDS encoding D-2-hydroxyacid dehydrogenase family protein → MKIVILDDYQDVALTSAPWEHLPPDASVERFTDHLDNQDALAERLRDADVVVVMRERTAMTAELLERLPRLRLITTTGMANASIDLEAAKRLGIAVCGTRQSTNATAELAWALIMAVARDIPQNDRDIRTGKWQAGLGIDLAGATLGLLGLGKLGSLMARYAEVFGMKVIAWSPHLTEERAAEHGVELVTKSELFLRGDIVSIHLRLSDAVRGIVGGAELELLGPEGRLVNTSRGPLVDEAALVRALGEGRIAAAALDVFDVEPLPADSRLRSAPNLILSPHIGFVTQRAHRLGYTQMLDNILTFSKGEPSNLLT, encoded by the coding sequence GTGAAGATCGTGATTCTGGATGACTACCAAGATGTGGCTCTGACCAGCGCCCCATGGGAACACCTCCCGCCGGATGCGAGTGTCGAGCGGTTCACCGACCACCTCGACAATCAGGACGCGCTCGCCGAAAGGTTGCGCGATGCCGACGTCGTTGTTGTCATGCGGGAACGGACGGCCATGACGGCGGAACTGCTGGAGCGGCTGCCGCGGCTGCGCCTGATCACCACCACAGGCATGGCCAACGCGTCGATCGATCTGGAGGCGGCCAAGCGGCTCGGCATTGCCGTCTGCGGCACCCGTCAATCCACCAATGCGACGGCCGAACTGGCCTGGGCGCTGATCATGGCCGTGGCCCGGGACATCCCGCAGAACGATCGCGACATCCGCACCGGCAAGTGGCAGGCCGGACTCGGGATCGACCTGGCCGGGGCCACCCTGGGCCTGCTGGGACTGGGCAAACTCGGCTCGCTGATGGCCCGCTACGCCGAAGTCTTCGGCATGAAGGTCATCGCGTGGAGCCCGCACCTGACCGAGGAACGGGCAGCCGAACACGGTGTCGAACTGGTGACCAAGTCGGAGCTGTTCCTCCGCGGCGACATTGTCAGCATCCATCTGCGGCTCTCGGACGCCGTGCGCGGGATTGTCGGCGGCGCCGAGCTGGAGCTGCTTGGCCCCGAGGGCCGGCTGGTGAACACCTCGCGCGGCCCGCTCGTGGACGAGGCGGCGCTGGTCCGTGCGCTTGGCGAGGGGCGGATTGCGGCGGCCGCGCTGGACGTGTTCGACGTGGAACCGCTGCCGGCGGACAGCCGGCTCAGGTCGGCGCCGAACCTGATCCTGAGTCCGCACATCGGCTTCGTGACCCAGCGCGCGCACCGGCTCGGCTACACCCAGATGCTCGACAACATCCTCACTTTCTCCAAGGGCGAGCCGAGCAACCTGCTGACTTAG
- a CDS encoding SRPBCC family protein: protein MVDVTTEIVIAAPRKTVAEYAADPDNAPEWYQNIASARWETPRPLSVGSRIAFNAAFLGRHLSYTYEIVEFRPLEKLVMRTAQGPFPMQTTYTWTEVGRANTRMTLRNSGEPTGFSRLAAPFMGMMMRKANGKDLARIKSILEARPATG, encoded by the coding sequence ATGGTCGACGTCACCACCGAAATAGTCATTGCTGCCCCGCGCAAGACGGTTGCCGAATATGCGGCTGATCCGGACAACGCCCCGGAGTGGTACCAGAACATAGCCTCGGCCCGTTGGGAAACGCCCCGTCCGCTCTCGGTTGGATCCCGCATCGCCTTCAACGCCGCCTTCCTCGGCCGCCACCTCTCCTACACTTACGAGATCGTCGAGTTCCGCCCGCTCGAAAAACTGGTGATGCGCACAGCCCAGGGCCCCTTCCCGATGCAGACCACTTACACCTGGACCGAGGTGGGCAGGGCCAACACGCGGATGACGCTGCGCAACAGCGGCGAACCGACAGGCTTCTCCCGGCTGGCCGCACCCTTCATGGGGATGATGATGAGAAAGGCCAACGGGAAGGATCTGGCCCGGATCAAGTCGATTCTCGAAGCGCGTCCCGCCACAGGCTGA
- a CDS encoding ankyrin repeat domain-containing protein codes for MRACNTTAPAAAAVALLCLALLTGCAVEQETDGTSGAPPSPSVVASSPAGASTEVSPSPGASPPSSPPAPEGEELDRLNQQLQRAAADNDAGQIAKLLDRGAELERRNAEGRTPLVTATKANNIDAARALIEAGADVNAKDNIDDSAYLYAGAEGFDEILQLTLEHGADLSSTNRFGGTALIPACEHAHTSTVRILIDAGVDIDHVNTPGWTCLLEAVVFGTGSEAYQVTVRQVIAAEADLNIPDANGVTALQHAQALGQTEVAALLRRAGAR; via the coding sequence ATGCGCGCCTGCAATACGACCGCTCCTGCTGCCGCGGCCGTCGCGCTGCTGTGCCTCGCATTGCTCACCGGCTGCGCCGTCGAGCAGGAAACCGATGGCACGTCCGGTGCCCCGCCGTCGCCGTCCGTTGTTGCGAGCAGCCCGGCCGGCGCATCCACGGAGGTCTCGCCGTCACCCGGCGCGTCCCCGCCCTCCTCTCCCCCGGCTCCCGAAGGCGAGGAATTGGACCGCCTGAACCAGCAACTGCAGCGGGCCGCCGCCGACAACGACGCCGGGCAGATTGCTAAGCTGCTGGACCGCGGGGCGGAGCTGGAACGCCGCAACGCGGAAGGGCGCACACCGCTGGTTACGGCTACCAAAGCGAACAACATCGACGCCGCCCGCGCGCTCATCGAGGCCGGTGCCGACGTGAACGCGAAGGACAACATCGACGACTCCGCCTATCTGTACGCCGGAGCCGAGGGATTCGACGAGATCCTGCAGCTGACGCTGGAGCACGGCGCGGACCTGTCCAGCACCAACCGCTTCGGTGGAACGGCACTCATCCCGGCCTGCGAGCACGCGCACACTTCGACGGTCCGGATCCTCATCGACGCCGGGGTCGACATCGACCATGTGAACACTCCAGGCTGGACGTGCCTGCTCGAAGCCGTGGTTTTCGGCACCGGCAGCGAGGCGTACCAGGTCACCGTTCGGCAGGTGATCGCCGCCGAAGCCGACCTCAACATTCCGGATGCCAACGGGGTGACGGCACTGCAGCATGCACAGGCATTGGGCCAGACGGAGGTCGCTGCGCTGCTTCGGAGGGCAGGTGCGCGCTGA
- a CDS encoding ArsR/SmtB family transcription factor, translating into MDAVFKALADPTRRALLDELFREDGQTLSALEAQFDITRFGVMKHLKQLEEAGLLVTRRRGREKLHFLNPVPIRLIHDRWVGKYAEPWAAGLSELKTRLETPMEKIFEIYIRTTPARLWEAITDSETRSKYIFGNRIETDWQVGSTYRMTNPKADGPLSEGEILEIDPPRRLVQSMRALWGEDVEAEGTSRITWEIEQVADSCRLTVTHDQLREGANDQLYGGWPMILSGLKTWLETGEVLTTPGSLMYT; encoded by the coding sequence GTGGACGCGGTATTTAAAGCCCTCGCAGATCCAACCCGCAGAGCCCTGCTGGATGAACTCTTCCGCGAGGACGGGCAGACACTCAGCGCCCTTGAAGCGCAGTTCGACATCACGCGCTTCGGTGTCATGAAGCACCTGAAACAGCTCGAAGAAGCAGGCCTGCTGGTCACGCGGCGCAGAGGCCGCGAAAAGCTCCATTTCCTGAATCCGGTGCCGATCCGCCTCATCCACGACCGGTGGGTGGGCAAGTACGCAGAACCGTGGGCCGCTGGCCTCAGCGAGCTCAAGACACGATTGGAAACTCCGATGGAAAAGATCTTCGAGATCTACATCCGCACCACTCCGGCACGGCTGTGGGAAGCGATCACGGACAGCGAGACCAGAAGCAAGTACATCTTCGGCAACCGGATCGAAACCGACTGGCAGGTTGGCTCGACCTACCGGATGACAAACCCGAAGGCCGACGGACCGCTGAGCGAAGGAGAAATCCTGGAGATTGACCCGCCGCGCCGTCTCGTGCAGAGCATGCGCGCACTCTGGGGCGAAGACGTCGAAGCCGAAGGGACCTCCCGGATCACGTGGGAAATCGAGCAGGTGGCAGACTCCTGCCGGCTGACCGTCACGCACGACCAGCTGCGCGAGGGCGCCAACGATCAGCTGTACGGCGGCTGGCCGATGATCCTCTCCGGGCTGAAGACCTGGCTGGAAACCGGCGAAGTGCTCACCACCCCGGGATCGCTTATGTATACGTGA
- a CDS encoding SRPBCC family protein, whose product MVDQTTTEEKQFTITRVFDAPRDVIWRAWTDPDEAAHWWHPRGVRTPRDSVRVDLRVGGSYEYNMVAPDNSEYPTAGEYLEVIEPERLVFTWGSPGDDRTEVPVITVTLAELDGNRTEMTFHLRGIEGKPGDGFVYDGWDEAFDSLVEHLG is encoded by the coding sequence ATGGTTGACCAGACCACGACCGAGGAAAAGCAGTTCACCATCACCCGAGTCTTTGACGCTCCCCGCGACGTTATCTGGCGCGCGTGGACGGACCCGGATGAAGCCGCCCACTGGTGGCACCCGAGGGGCGTCCGCACGCCACGCGATTCCGTGCGCGTAGACCTGCGGGTCGGCGGCAGCTACGAGTACAACATGGTCGCCCCGGACAACAGCGAGTACCCGACCGCCGGGGAGTACCTGGAAGTCATCGAACCCGAGCGACTGGTCTTCACCTGGGGCAGTCCGGGCGACGATCGGACTGAAGTACCCGTCATCACCGTCACCCTCGCGGAGCTTGACGGCAATCGGACCGAGATGACGTTCCATCTGCGCGGCATCGAAGGCAAGCCCGGCGACGGCTTTGTCTACGACGGCTGGGACGAAGCGTTCGACTCACTGGTCGAGCACCTCGGCTGA
- a CDS encoding flavin-containing monooxygenase produces MSTPRGVDAVIVGAGFAGLYMLHKLRGQGLSAVVFEKGDGVGGTWYWNRYPGARCDVESPYYSFSFDPELEQDWEWTERYPAQPELLRYLNHVADRYDLRRDIELDTTVTSANYDDGAGLWRVSSAGPRGAEETTARFCIMATGCLSTSRIPDFSGLNTYTGKVYHTGDWPHEGVDFSGKRVGVIGTGSSGIQSIPEIARQAEHLNVFQRTPNFSVPANNGPLDQKLWQDVKANYRKIREDAKHTPTGLPFPPGPDSALEAPPEDRQRVFDEHWTLGGFRLGQCFSDLAISKEANDTVAEYIRTKIDEIVQDPETARILKPYDHPVGTKRICVDTDYYDTYNRDNVSLIDVRKSPIQELTPDGLRTADKEYKLDAIVFATGFDAMTGALLGIDIRGRDGVSLREKWEAGPRAYLGLSVAGFPNLFTVTGPGSPSVLSNMITSIEQHVDWISDHIAYLDSNGLTSSEPVPEAEDEWVEHVNAVAEMTLFPQANSWYLGANVPGKPRVFMPYVGGVGAYRAKCDEVAARAYEGFVLA; encoded by the coding sequence ATGAGCACCCCACGCGGAGTAGACGCCGTCATTGTTGGAGCAGGATTCGCTGGCCTGTACATGCTGCACAAGCTGCGCGGACAAGGCCTTTCCGCCGTCGTCTTCGAAAAAGGGGACGGTGTAGGCGGAACCTGGTATTGGAACCGTTACCCGGGCGCCCGCTGCGATGTGGAAAGCCCCTACTATTCCTTTTCCTTTGACCCGGAGCTGGAACAGGATTGGGAGTGGACGGAGCGTTATCCGGCCCAGCCGGAATTGCTCCGTTACCTCAACCACGTGGCAGACCGCTACGATCTGCGCCGTGACATTGAGCTGGACACCACCGTCACATCAGCAAATTATGACGACGGTGCCGGGCTCTGGCGCGTATCGTCCGCCGGGCCGCGTGGCGCGGAAGAGACGACGGCGCGATTCTGCATTATGGCCACCGGCTGCCTATCGACCAGCCGAATTCCGGACTTCTCCGGGCTAAACACCTACACCGGGAAGGTCTACCACACCGGTGACTGGCCGCACGAAGGTGTCGATTTCTCAGGCAAACGTGTTGGTGTGATTGGTACGGGATCTTCGGGGATCCAGTCCATTCCAGAAATTGCGCGGCAGGCTGAGCACCTGAACGTCTTCCAGCGCACCCCGAACTTCAGCGTGCCTGCCAACAACGGACCGCTGGACCAGAAGCTCTGGCAGGATGTCAAGGCGAACTACCGCAAGATCCGCGAGGACGCCAAGCACACTCCCACTGGTCTGCCCTTCCCTCCCGGGCCTGACTCCGCTTTGGAAGCTCCACCGGAGGACCGTCAGCGGGTGTTCGACGAGCATTGGACGCTCGGCGGTTTCCGGTTAGGACAGTGTTTCTCCGATCTAGCGATCAGCAAGGAAGCCAACGACACGGTGGCCGAGTACATCCGTACCAAAATCGATGAGATCGTTCAAGATCCCGAAACCGCGCGCATCCTCAAGCCGTATGACCATCCGGTGGGGACCAAGCGCATCTGCGTGGACACGGATTACTACGACACCTATAACCGGGACAACGTCTCCTTGATCGATGTGCGCAAGTCTCCCATCCAGGAGTTGACCCCGGACGGGCTGCGTACGGCTGACAAGGAGTACAAGTTGGATGCCATCGTCTTTGCCACCGGTTTCGACGCTATGACGGGCGCCCTGCTCGGCATCGACATCCGGGGCCGTGACGGTGTCTCGCTGCGGGAAAAGTGGGAGGCCGGACCTCGAGCCTACCTCGGCCTGTCCGTCGCCGGGTTCCCGAATCTGTTCACGGTGACCGGTCCGGGCAGCCCGTCGGTCCTGAGCAATATGATCACGTCCATCGAGCAGCATGTGGACTGGATTTCAGACCACATAGCCTACTTGGACAGCAATGGACTGACCTCCTCAGAACCGGTTCCCGAGGCAGAGGACGAGTGGGTGGAGCACGTGAATGCGGTGGCGGAGATGACGCTCTTTCCACAGGCGAACTCTTGGTACCTGGGTGCCAATGTCCCGGGCAAACCCCGCGTTTTTATGCCCTATGTCGGCGGCGTGGGCGCCTACCGCGCTAAATGCGATGAGGTAGCCGCAAGGGCCTACGAAGGCTTCGTTCTCGCCTGA
- a CDS encoding alpha/beta hydrolase encodes MALDEATVKFLAAAAEAAGPEAKPMWEMEPAEARATSAAMNAMFGEGPEMHRTEDHQLVSYDGEEFAIRVHVPNSAPTGVFVYLHGGGWVVGDIDGYETLGRQLAEKTRNTVVLVNYRKAPEKRFPAAVEDSWIALKWADEHREELANAGAPLFVGGDSAGGNLSAVMALRARDENGPRIAGQMLIYPVTDADFTRLSYDEPENQTLLTKEFMVWFWDHYAPTPEDRAHPHASPLRAESLQGLPPALVVTAAHDVLCDEGEAYSQRLQEAGVDVQFHRWPGQMHGFFSMVNVLPASAAVMDLVADRVKDISVSAAETTASVEA; translated from the coding sequence ATGGCGCTTGATGAAGCAACCGTAAAGTTCCTCGCCGCAGCAGCAGAAGCTGCTGGACCGGAAGCCAAACCCATGTGGGAAATGGAACCGGCTGAAGCCCGTGCCACGTCCGCGGCCATGAATGCGATGTTCGGGGAAGGTCCGGAAATGCACCGGACCGAGGACCATCAGTTGGTCAGTTACGACGGCGAAGAATTCGCCATCCGAGTCCATGTCCCCAATTCCGCCCCGACTGGAGTATTCGTCTATCTCCATGGTGGCGGCTGGGTTGTCGGCGACATCGACGGCTATGAGACGTTGGGTCGCCAGCTGGCAGAGAAAACCCGAAACACGGTCGTCCTGGTGAATTACCGCAAGGCTCCCGAAAAGCGGTTCCCTGCCGCCGTCGAAGATTCTTGGATTGCCTTGAAGTGGGCCGATGAGCATCGTGAAGAGCTAGCCAACGCCGGCGCGCCGCTGTTTGTCGGCGGCGACAGTGCCGGCGGCAACCTTTCTGCCGTGATGGCGCTGCGTGCGCGGGACGAAAACGGCCCCAGAATCGCTGGCCAGATGCTCATTTATCCAGTCACTGACGCAGACTTCACCCGCCTCTCCTACGACGAGCCGGAAAACCAGACCCTGCTGACCAAGGAATTCATGGTCTGGTTCTGGGACCACTACGCCCCCACTCCGGAGGATCGTGCCCATCCCCACGCCTCCCCCTTGCGGGCCGAAAGCCTGCAGGGCCTGCCCCCGGCACTGGTGGTCACGGCCGCCCACGATGTCCTGTGCGACGAGGGCGAGGCCTACTCCCAGCGTCTTCAGGAAGCCGGCGTCGACGTCCAGTTCCACCGGTGGCCAGGCCAAATGCACGGTTTCTTCTCCATGGTCAATGTGCTGCCGGCCAGCGCTGCCGTCATGGATTTGGTGGCAGACCGCGTGAAGGATATCTCCGTCAGCGCCGCGGAAACAACTGCGTCGGTGGAGGCCTGA
- a CDS encoding M14 family zinc carboxypeptidase: MTHYPQPQTGSRPKRYRALAAAASIAVVLPFGSLAPAAADANFPSPEGQTNISSILTYSDVVAELQKLEQTSRYDMDAFTLEEAGMQVSTSEQGRDLYVATVGSGEKHVWVQGRIHGNEPYGTDSILTLLKDLGSNGSADYSLLREKFTFHFIPMYNPDGSEANIRHTVLWDQETDAPELSADGKQQRIDLNRDWTADGFVADESLAFYEYWATVKPDFGIDIHHQGLKKEWGTGDDVTLSLGISLAPGGPTLPGIENGAYDVLTRQMHVYVYDQLTKYGSINMDRYQVGDGLEIDIKGGVVSAMMLGLNYQNLNPQGHSNPVVFFETSGNTSDGSLGQKARGKSVRQNVLAMKELLLGLATGEVQQADAERWEDIPHQPVNGYQTDYAGVMPLP, encoded by the coding sequence GTGACGCACTACCCCCAGCCCCAGACGGGCTCCCGGCCCAAGCGGTACCGCGCTCTCGCAGCCGCCGCATCCATCGCCGTCGTACTCCCCTTCGGTTCGCTGGCCCCGGCGGCGGCCGACGCGAACTTCCCCTCACCCGAGGGGCAGACCAACATTTCGAGCATCCTCACCTACTCGGACGTGGTGGCCGAGCTGCAGAAGCTTGAGCAGACCAGCCGCTACGACATGGATGCCTTCACGCTGGAAGAAGCCGGCATGCAGGTCAGCACGTCGGAGCAGGGCCGCGACCTGTATGTGGCCACGGTCGGCAGCGGCGAGAAACATGTGTGGGTGCAGGGTCGGATCCACGGCAACGAGCCCTACGGCACGGACTCCATCCTGACGCTGCTCAAGGACCTGGGCAGCAACGGTTCCGCAGACTACTCCCTGCTGCGCGAGAAGTTCACCTTCCATTTCATCCCGATGTACAACCCGGACGGGTCGGAGGCGAACATCCGCCACACGGTCCTCTGGGATCAGGAGACGGACGCGCCTGAGCTAAGCGCGGACGGCAAGCAGCAGCGGATCGACTTGAACCGGGACTGGACGGCGGATGGTTTTGTGGCCGACGAGTCGCTGGCGTTCTATGAGTACTGGGCCACGGTCAAGCCGGACTTCGGGATCGACATCCACCACCAGGGCCTGAAGAAGGAGTGGGGAACCGGCGACGATGTCACGCTTTCGCTGGGCATCTCGCTGGCTCCCGGCGGGCCCACGCTGCCTGGGATAGAGAACGGCGCCTACGACGTACTGACCCGCCAGATGCACGTCTATGTCTACGACCAGCTGACCAAGTACGGCTCCATCAACATGGACCGCTACCAGGTGGGCGATGGCCTGGAAATCGACATCAAGGGCGGCGTGGTTTCGGCCATGATGCTCGGTCTCAATTACCAGAACCTCAACCCGCAGGGCCACTCCAACCCGGTGGTGTTCTTCGAGACCTCCGGCAACACGTCCGACGGCAGCCTCGGCCAGAAGGCGCGCGGCAAGTCCGTCCGACAGAACGTGCTGGCGATGAAGGAACTGCTGCTGGGCCTGGCCACGGGCGAAGTGCAGCAGGCCGACGCCGAACGCTGGGAAGACATTCCGCACCAGCCGGTCAACGGCTACCAGACGGACTACGCGGGAGTCATGCCGCTCCCGTAA
- a CDS encoding GntR family transcriptional regulator has product MDFELPLSRKDAVVQQLRDEILSGALAPRAAIKDAELAARLGVSVTPVREAITQLISEGFIEALPNKRRRVAALTQKQAIDLMDVLGAVFVAGLERADGKLSDEWLEDFKRSVADFGAALGSGDMQTSGPAFGRIVKLVFDAAGNDELHAVMDQVMLRSLRRIQLYPSQHLLPLWSEAFSDVADLLTIGKHAAAVDRMRRFFAELVAAMHRDRNDEELVGP; this is encoded by the coding sequence GTGGACTTTGAATTGCCGCTCTCGCGGAAGGATGCCGTGGTTCAGCAGCTCCGCGACGAGATACTCTCTGGTGCTTTGGCCCCGCGGGCTGCGATCAAGGACGCAGAGCTGGCGGCCCGGTTGGGGGTCAGCGTCACGCCCGTGAGGGAAGCCATCACACAGCTAATCAGCGAGGGCTTCATTGAGGCTCTGCCGAACAAGCGGCGTCGCGTTGCCGCATTGACGCAGAAGCAGGCAATTGACCTGATGGATGTCTTGGGAGCCGTGTTTGTTGCAGGTCTCGAGCGTGCCGATGGCAAGCTCTCCGACGAGTGGCTCGAGGACTTCAAGCGTTCGGTGGCCGACTTCGGCGCAGCTCTGGGCTCGGGCGACATGCAAACTTCGGGACCAGCCTTCGGGCGGATTGTGAAGTTGGTTTTTGACGCTGCCGGTAACGACGAACTGCACGCCGTTATGGATCAGGTCATGCTGCGCTCCCTGCGGCGGATCCAGCTTTACCCCTCCCAACATTTGTTGCCGCTGTGGAGCGAGGCATTTTCCGATGTGGCCGATCTCTTGACGATCGGAAAGCATGCTGCGGCCGTCGACCGAATGCGCCGCTTCTTTGCAGAGCTTGTGGCTGCAATGCATCGCGATCGCAACGATGAGGAACTGGTCGGCCCGTAG
- a CDS encoding serine hydrolase domain-containing protein, which produces MCLAAFGIRPATNVAIEAAFGTGETEPAIPGRDRGSADHAFAAVDAYLQEQIDAMGIPSVSLAIIKDGQAVHQAAFGSADDSGRPMTPQTPVLLASTSKSLTAIAVMQQVEAGLLELDEPARTYLPWFSMSDKRAAAITVRHLLHQTSGLSTADGSAFGASDAQDPDALEQGVRDLADARLVNEPGARFTYSNANYNILGLLVQTVSGQPFGDYMQEQVFAPLDMADSHTTREAARADNLAAGYSLWFGTWWRQTDVPAATTGMPSTTLYSSAQDLGHELVALLEGGRYLDRRILRPESVQTLLTPQVRVDGSKRYAMAWFARPLEESTHSGAPTAADRDLPLLLEHQGEWGNTHTYQAMVPSSGLGVALLINGNDTSAPSRLQALDSNVLRILHGQPSEPIAAQEEWLQQYGWAAALVLLFAELASLALVLRFVAQKHTGSTSNTTRCRGILILWTVGAMALDTFLIWLAFVYAPAHFETYLAVIIYQFPDVGAALVPALTLALVCSLPRTVWLLSRLRMPGPIS; this is translated from the coding sequence GTGTGTTTGGCAGCCTTCGGAATCCGCCCTGCAACCAATGTCGCCATCGAGGCGGCCTTCGGGACAGGGGAAACGGAACCGGCAATCCCTGGGCGGGACCGCGGTTCGGCGGACCACGCCTTTGCGGCGGTAGACGCCTATTTGCAGGAACAGATCGACGCCATGGGGATTCCGTCAGTCTCCCTCGCCATCATCAAAGACGGCCAAGCCGTACACCAGGCTGCGTTCGGCAGCGCCGATGATTCCGGGCGACCAATGACCCCACAGACGCCGGTACTCCTGGCCTCGACCAGCAAATCCCTGACCGCCATCGCCGTGATGCAGCAAGTGGAGGCCGGACTGCTGGAGCTGGACGAACCTGCGCGGACGTATCTGCCATGGTTCAGCATGAGTGACAAGCGCGCGGCGGCCATCACCGTCCGGCATTTGCTGCATCAGACCAGCGGGCTGTCAACGGCTGACGGATCGGCTTTCGGAGCCTCGGATGCACAGGATCCGGACGCCCTCGAACAAGGGGTGCGTGACCTGGCAGATGCCAGGCTGGTCAACGAGCCCGGAGCGCGGTTCACCTATTCCAATGCCAACTACAACATTCTCGGCCTGCTGGTGCAGACGGTTTCCGGCCAGCCGTTCGGGGACTATATGCAGGAGCAGGTGTTCGCACCGCTCGACATGGCCGACAGCCACACCACGCGGGAGGCTGCCCGCGCGGACAACCTGGCCGCGGGGTATTCGTTGTGGTTCGGCACCTGGTGGCGGCAGACGGATGTGCCTGCAGCAACCACGGGGATGCCCTCGACCACCCTGTACTCGTCCGCACAGGATCTCGGCCACGAACTGGTCGCCCTGCTCGAGGGCGGACGCTATCTTGACCGCCGCATCCTCCGGCCGGAAAGTGTGCAAACGCTGCTGACACCGCAGGTCCGCGTGGACGGTTCCAAAAGATACGCAATGGCTTGGTTTGCCCGCCCCTTGGAGGAATCCACACACTCCGGCGCACCGACCGCCGCGGACCGGGATCTCCCCTTGCTCTTGGAGCATCAGGGCGAATGGGGAAATACACACACCTATCAGGCAATGGTCCCGTCCTCCGGACTCGGTGTCGCCCTGCTGATCAACGGCAACGATACATCGGCACCGTCACGTCTCCAGGCACTCGACAGCAATGTCCTGCGGATCCTCCATGGCCAACCGTCTGAACCGATCGCCGCACAGGAGGAGTGGCTGCAGCAGTACGGTTGGGCTGCTGCCCTGGTCCTGCTGTTCGCTGAACTGGCGAGTCTTGCGCTGGTACTCCGCTTTGTGGCGCAGAAACACACCGGCTCCACCAGCAACACGACCCGGTGCCGAGGGATTCTTATCCTCTGGACTGTCGGGGCCATGGCCCTCGATACCTTTCTCATCTGGTTGGCTTTCGTTTACGCGCCGGCCCATTTCGAAACCTACTTGGCCGTCATTATTTATCAGTTTCCCGACGTCGGTGCCGCGCTTGTACCGGCACTGACTTTGGCCCTCGTATGTTCCCTCCCCCGGACGGTCTGGCTGCTGTCCCGGCTACGGATGCCCGGCCCCATCTCTTGA